One Vanrija pseudolonga chromosome 5, complete sequence genomic window, AGTTGACCCGCAGGCACGTCGCCAAGTCGCGGCCTCGGGGCAGATTGTCCAGGATGATGGAGACGAGCTCGACTGGGAGCGGGGAGAGCCGTGGTGGCTGCGGTGCGCGGGGTGTCTGCCTGTCAGTGGTCTCTCCACGACTGACGCTGCGCTCACCATTCTGTGTACCGCGACGTGTCCATTGCAACCTGTGCGATGTGTCGTTTGACGtttgcgtcgtcgccgagcccatcGGCCATCGAGCCAAGGCTCGTCAGCCAGGGACTGTGGGGGTTCGGACAAGCCGTGCGGGGCATTCGGCAATGACCGAGTCGCGTGGTTTGCACGTTTTCCGCCTTGCCCTTACTAACAAAATGTTGCATCTCGATCCTTTTGCCACCTGACAAACCTCAAATCGCGCACGCTTCATGCCCTTGCGGGTCGAATCGCTCGTCTCCAGGCTCTCGTCCCGCCTCTCGTCGCTCTTCCTCACCCCAAAGGCCACCAtgcccgtcgccgttgggcggtcgccgtcgccttcgggcgagcggccggccaagaaggccaaggttGAGGGTGTTGTCGCGgacgttgctgctgccgccgctgccgccgctgccgctgctgcacccaaggccaagggcaagtcgACCGACGGACCCATCCCGCCCTCGTTTCCCGGCCTCACGACAGAGGAGATTGTGCGCCGCACCGAGGTGGAGATGGCCCTCCCCATCGAGATCCCGCGGACCTACCCCTACGAGCTCAACTACCGCGACAAGCTGGTCCTCGCGCCCATGGTGCGCACTGGCACACTGCCGACGCGTCTGCTGTCGCTGTACTATGGCGCTGGACTGGTGTGGTCGCCCGAGATTGTCGACAAGGCTATTATCGGCGCAACGAGGACCGTTGATCGTGAGTACGTCGCTTCGACCGTTGCTGACTTCTAGCCGTCACGGGTGTCATCACCTACTCCAAGGGCCAGGGCCCAATCTTCACCACCCACCCGATCGAGAAGCCCTTCCTCATCTTCCAGATCGGCTCGGCcaaccccgagctcgcggtgGAGGCagccaaggtcgtcgagcaggacgTCGCTGGTGTCGACCTCAACTGCGGTTGCCCCAAGCCGTTCTCGACGCACTCGGGCATGGGCGCCGGTCTGCTGTCTACGCCagatctcctcctcgacattcTCCGTGCGCTCCTCCGTAACATCAACCTCCCGGTCAGCGCCAAGATCCGCATGCTGCCCGAGCAGGAGCCTACTCTCCTCCTTGCGGCCAAGATCCTGCGAACTGGCGTCTCCAACCTCACGGTGCACTGCCGCACCCGTTCGATGCGTCCCAACACGGTGGCGATGTGGGACCGTCTCGGGGACAttgtcaagctcggcgcccgccgcaACCTCCCAGTTATCTGCAATGGCGACGGTGAGGGCTGGGCCAACTGGGACAAGATCCGAAGCACGACTGGCGCGACGTCGGTCATGCTGGCCCGCAGCGCGGAGAAGAACCCGAGCGTGTTCCAGCCCTCGGGGCCAGAGTGCGCCATCAAGGTGATCATCCCGCAGCTGCTCAACATTGCCGAGTACACTGCCAACCCCTGGGGCAACACCAAGTTCCTGCTCATGCAGTTCAAGCCTAGCCCTGCGCCCATCTCGACGCTGAGCAAGCAGGAGAGGAAGGAGGCCAGCGAGGTCATGTCGCGGGCCAAGAGCGCACAGGACGTCGTGGACAAGTACGGGTTCGAGCTGGGGCAGGGCAAGGCGTTCATGGACGAGCTTGAGGTGCGCCTCAAGGCCCACCCAGAGTGGAACGTCTGGGAAGCGCGCAAGGTGGCTGAGGGGGAGGGTGTGGTCGTTGAGGCggccgtggaggaggaggaggaggcgtcGAACGGTAGCACGAGTgaggagcttgacgaggaagaggcggCTGCGaacgccgcccaccccgcaTAGATGGTAGCATTGTTACATGATGTATTACTAGCAGTATTATAAAGTGTGCGCAACGAGGAGAGGCACGCGGGATAACCGGCGTTCCCAGCCTagctcgccaccgccagaGACGGCCTGCACCAGGCGAGACAAGTCAAGCAGGATCCCGCCAACGGGCACATGCGTGTCGACTCCAAGGTCTCTAAAGTGCTCGGTTGCTGCGTCGAGCCagttgagcgcgaggtcgagcgccgcagcggcgtctTTTGCAACCGCCGCGTCCAGACCTGCGCGGGTACGCTCCCACTCATCGGCTGACGGGGGGACGAAGGCTGCGCGGGCACGCAGTGCAATCTTGTGCCGCAGTGTGAAGTGCGGTCGGGATGTCTTGTCGTCCGAAGCGAGGGGAATGACCGTGTAGAGCTGGGGATGAGCCGATATCCCCGAGTCCTGAACTCACCAGAAGCAGCGCCGCAGCGACAGCACCCCAGGCCTGGGCCCAGCGCGCCTCCCACGTCCccacgagcccgaggcgcgcgcgcgcccgcgtAATAGCCAGgatccaccaccacgctgcgcgctgctcgttgtcggcgacgaggccgagatcgaACGCCAGCAGGCTGGCGTGCAGCTCGcagtcgagcgagcgcccATGGAGCGCGGGCACGAGGCGCTCCATGTCGGGGTAGTGCGCGAGCCTggccgctgcgctcgcctGGTCGGTCcacccgcgcgcgaggtgcaTGTACGCCCTGCGCTGGCGCGTGGGGTTCATCAGCGGCACTTGCAGTGTCTGGACGAGGGTCTGGGGTTAGTGGGGACAAAGGGGGGGCACATACCCCGCTGATGATGTCGCGCCAGAGGGCGAACGAGCGCCGGTCGTTCGGGCCCGTGATGTGCATGTCGATGCGCTGGAGGATTGCTGGTGGGAGGCCGGTGGCGTTCTGGAGCCACTCGTCGAtcaggcgcgcgcgggatGGCATCTCGCAGAGCTCGGTCTGGCGTCAGTGGCTGCGACGCATCGGGTACGCACCTTGTAGATTGCGCGCACGATCGGGAGCATGGGCCGCAGCTGCACGCCAACGAGTGactcctcgagctcatcgagCGCGTTGCCGCTCATCTGGACCATGCGCACCAGGTCGTCAGCGGCCGCGATGAACGCAGCCCACGTCGCCTCGTggcccggcggcgtgacAACCGGCAGCGGCATGTTCTGCCGCAGAAACGGGGTCACGGCGTCAAAGGCGGACGGGACGGCCTCGGTCGACAGGCGCAGGCCgttgaggtcgagctggctcgggcggtggcggagcgCATCGAGCCATTGCTGGGGTGTCGTCAGCAGGCAGATTTGCCAAATAGCAGCTCGACTCACTGCACGGAAACGCAGCCGCAAAAGCACGTTGGCCCACCATGGATCACTTGCCCTCCCGGCATCGGCAGCAAGCCACGCTGTCTCGTTCTCAAGATACgtggccacctcgtcggccgtctcggTCGTCTCAATCGGGATGCCGTACGCGTCGAGCCacacgtcctcgccgtcccgaGCGGCGCCGTTCGCGTCCAGCAAGGCATGGTAGGCGACCTCGATGCTCTTGGCGTAGCCGAGAACCCAggcgcgcagggcggcggtgcacgCCTCGAGCGCAGGGAAATCAGGATGCgtgcgctcgacgcgcggcgAGACGAGCAGCGTGTTGTGGTAGTGCAGGCTGGTGTACACTGTCTGTGCTAGCGTCCCGCCGCGGTGCCatgcgagctcgcgcgcgctcatCTCGTCCATTATCCAGCAGAGCTGCTGCGGCTTGACGAGGGCCGCGGGATCAAAGCTTCCCTTGGGGGAGATGTTGACGCCCCAGTCCATCGCGGGGTCCATCATCTCGAGCGCGTTCATTGCGTCGAGAAAGTTGAGGCTCTCGGGCTTGACTACCTCGCCCGGGGCGAGcgctggggcgtcagtgggCTTGAGTAGTGGGATAGGCTTactgctcgccgcggcccggAGCCAGTCCTTGATATCGGGCatggcgccgttgccgtggTGGAGTGATGCGATGTAGAGACGAGCCAAAGCAGACATTGCGGACAAAGTCGAGTGACCAAGGGGGGAGGATCGCCAGTGGGGCTCCGGTATGTCGTGGCATTTTGAACACGTGGCGGTATCACGTCACGTCGGTCGCGTTTCACAGCCACTCTAGGCTGGCTGCACTGTTTTCGCTCTACGTAGGCTGCGAGTTGCACCGCATGGACTGGTCGTAGTGCGCGACGAGAACGGCGACACCCAACACCCTCCATCACATCCTCTCATCTCATCTCATCCCACACTCCTCCGCCTCACACACAATGTCCAACTACAAAGACCCCTACCAGAACGGCGGGTCAGAGTACCTGGCGCCCACCAACATGCCgcctggcgcggcgcccgcccatcaccagcagcagcagcagcacgggTACGACGGCTCGGCGCACCCTGACGCGGGGTACGAGTACAGCGCGCAGTACAACTCGTAcacgtcgaccacgccgagcagctaCGAGAAGAACAATGAGAGCAAGCCCGACCTGGACGGCgtgcacgcgctcggcgagctcgggccaggcgagcgtgagcgcccCGGTCGTATGGGCCTCGGACAGCCCACCTCGAGCTTTGCCGCCATgggcccgccgccgcgctcgacgggcATCCTCCGCATGTGGCGCAAGGACGAGCGCGGCAAGCAGTGGACTAGGGTGCGTAGCGGCGGAGGATGGAGTCGAGAGACGGCGGACAAcagaacgacgacggctgaCGCGACGCGCAGGGTGGTGGCGTTCGCAGCACTGGCCGTCTCATCTTCTgctgcatcgtcgtcgcagtGCTCATCATTATCAGCATTGTGCTGACCATCCTTCTCGTGAGTTGTagggcgccggcgcatgACATGACGCCACGCCCCCCGGCCACGCCCGTACTGCCCGCTAACACACACCGCAGTACATCCGTCCcccgtcggtcgtcgtgcaGAACTTCCAGGTCGACACCAACAAGGTGTCGGTCAAGCAGGGCCAGTTCCAGGCCAACATCACGCTCTTGGTGACGGTCAACAACCCCAACTGGTTCAACGCCGACTTCAAGGAGATCAACGTCGACATCCGCTACCCCGGCGTGCCGAACGGCCAGTTCGGCTCTGGTGCAGTCTCCAAGACCAACTTCCGCGGCTACACGCAATCGACGTTCCCCTTCCCGCTCCAGATCAACTACTCGCTCGCTCAGGACCCGAACCAGCTCATTATCAACGACCTGAACGCAAAGTGTGGCACCACGCAGGGCAGCATCACGATCGACTACACGATCCGCCTGTGGCTCAAGATCCTAGGCGTCAGCATCAAACCCAACGTCGGGTCGTCACAGACCATCACCTGTCCCCTCACAGGCTCCGATATCCAGCAGGTCCTCAGCAAGGGCGGTGGTATCTAAGCGTCAATATACCCCCACTTCATCCTTGTATTCCAGTGTAGAGCAGATGCATCGGACACTTTGTAAACCCGTGTGGTTGAACCACCTTGCTGCTGATGTAGCGGCAGATTTTTCTATGATTATGCTAAACAACAAAAACACGGCAATGCTTAAACCGAaagctcggcagccttgacgttcttgagggcctcggcgtAAGGCTTGAGGGCGGGCTCAACCCACTCGGCGATGAactcgtcgacctgctcagGGGCACGGCCGACAAAGGTCgaggggtcgaggagggtgtCGAGCTGGCCCCAGATGGGCTTGAAGTAgtcgtccttcttgacgCGCTCGATAAGGTCGTTGTCACCGCCCTgctccttgacgacggcaccggccTGGTGCGAGAGGACACGGATCTTCTCGTGGCACTCCTGGCGGTCACCGCCGGCCTTGACAATGGCCATGATGATGTTCTCGGTGGCCATGAAGGGGAGCTCCTGGTTGATCCTGCGGCGGATAACCTTGGGGTagacgacgaggccctcGGTGATGTTCTgcatggtggtgaggaggatGTCGGCAGTGAGGAACGCCTCGGGGAGGGTGACGCGGCGGttggccgagtcgtcgaggGTACGCTCAAACCACTGAACCGACGAGGTCATCAGAGTGTTCTGGTAGATGGCGAACAGGTGGCGCGCAAGCGAGCAGGCACGCTCCGAGCGCATGGGGTTGCGCTTGTAggccatggccgacgagccgatCTGGTCCTTCTCGAAgggctcctcgacctccttgaggTTGGCGAGGAGACGGATGTCGGTGGCCATCTTGTGGATGGAAGCACCGAACGAggcgaggggcgcgaggacgtcggcgtcaatCTTGCGCGAGTAGGTCTGACCAGTGACGGGGTAGGCGTAGGGGAAGCCAAAGAGCTCGGTGACGCGCTTGTCGAGGGCCTTGACCTTCTCGTGGTCGCCGTCAAAGAGCTGGAGGAACGAGCCCTgggtgccggtggtgcccTTGACGCCGCGGAAGCCGAGGtcgttgcgcgcgcgctcgaggttgCGCAGGTCCCAGAGGAGCTCCTGGATCCAGAGGGTCGCGCGCTTGCCGACAGTCGTCAGCTGGGCGGGCTGGAAGTGGGTGAAGCCGAGCGTCGGGAGGTCACGGTACTGCTTGGCAAAGGCCGAGAGACGCgagatgacgacggcgagcttgggGATGAGAATGTCGAGACCGTCACGGAGGAAGATGAGGTCGGCGTTGTCGGTAACGTAGCACGAGGTGGCACCGAGGCTGGCGGGGGTTAGCGGGTGGTCTCGGAACGTGCGTCCTAGTCTACTTACTGGATGAtaccggcagcggcgggggcgacggtgCCAAAGGTGTGGACGTGGGCCATAACGTCGTCTGGGCATCAGCCTTGGTCTTTGCGGGCTGAACTCACGgcggcgcttcttctcctcctcggcagcgaccTTCATCtgggcctcgtcgaggtcgaggtgagcCTTCATCTGCTCAATGGCCTCGTCCGAGAtggggaggccgagctcctgTACCGGGTTAGTCGTGCGTAAAAACTGGCGTTCTACCCACCTTCTCAGCAATGGCAAGGTTGAGCCAGAGCTTGCGCCAGGTGCCGAAGCGGGTCTGGAGGTGGGGTCAGTTGGGGTCTCAACGCAGGCGATGGAAGCAACTAACGGCGTTGGAGAAGAGCTTGGACATCTCCTTGGACGCATAGCGCCTAGTGGGTCAGTGGGTGTTCATGCTGCATTCCTGAGCATGCTCACGAAGAGAGGGGGGTCTGGTACGAGTCCATGGTGGCTGTTGTTGTGTGATGGGAGTTGTTGCACCTAGTCTTGTCCCCCAATCTCCCTTCCTCCCAACTTTTGAATGCCCAGATATTATCTCGTCCCTGCCTGCCGGGTGATAACGCCAACTTGTTCCGTAAAGCCACGTGGGATATTCCACGTCATTATACCTGCCATGTcactcccccctcccctACCGGTTGTCTTGTTGCCGTTGGGGCAGGGTTCAATGTTCGATATTGCGCGTGTTGCGTCGTTTGTTATTCGCAGTGGAGGCGGCACTGGTCGCGGTGACCCCTGAATGCTACTTGGTGGGGACGGCGTCGTAGTGCTGGCTGCTGTCTCTGCttgctgcctggctggcgcgcgtcgggATGAACTGACCGGTCGTACGCCGTGTCGGAccggcagccagccagacaCGCCAACGTACCAGGGGTGACGCCGGACACAACCCACCCGCACGCCATGTCCCCCCAAGCTAGTTcccacccaccaacccccccccccccctggTGCGTCCAGCGTCTCCCCGTTCCATTGCCTTCTTATCCCATCCTCTCTCAACCTTCCCTCTCTTCCCTCCATCCAACCTCTTACTCTTCTTCCTTCACTCCCAAAACCCCCCAAACACATAACCAAACAGTGTGTACTACACACGATTTGTGCATCCACAAACTGACATTCGCCTTAGTGGTCAAGGCTGTCGTTGCTGGTGCTGCCGGTCAGTCTATATGCGCAGTTCCGAAGACCTTTTGACTGACACCCCCCCAGGTGGTATCGGTCAGCCTCTCTCGCtgctcctcaagctcaaccCCCTCATCACTGAGCTCTCGCTCTACGATGTCGTCAACTCGCCTGGTGTAAGTCGCATCGGAGCTCCGGCGAACGGACCTCGCACCTTGCCCACGTCAAGGAGCACCAACCGAACATCGCACTGACCCAACCCCACAGGTCGCTGTTGACCTCTCGCACATCAACACCCCCGCCCAGGTCAAGGGCTTCCTCCCCGAGAACAacggtgccgaggaggctCTCAAGGGTGCCGACATTGTTGTCATCCCCGCCGGTGTCCCCCGCAAGCCTGGTATGACGTACGTAGCCCACCCTTGTCTCTGATCACTCGGAATGACGAGCTAACCTGTCCACAGCCGTGACGACCTCTTCGTGCGTCCTAGACCTTGACTGAATATCCCGTAACATTTTACTAACGCCGTATCTGCTGCTGTTTGCATTCAACAGAGGGTGAGTAGAACAGCCGGGTTCCCTGGGACCCCGCAAGCCGCACACGTGCTGACCCCTACAGGTCAACGCCGGCATCTGCGCTACCCTTGCCCAGGCCATCGCCAACGCTGCCCCCAAGGCcttcatcctcgtcatctcgAACCCCGTCAACTCGACCGTCCCCGTCTTTGCCGAGGTCCTCAAGAAGTCGGGTGCTTACGACCCCAAGCGGTGAGTCTGGGCGCGCTGAACCCCACCATCGGGTGATGGAATCGGAACGCACATGGCTTGTGCGCTTCCGACCGCCTTCCGATCTCCGCAAGGACCGTGGCTGACTCCCTCTCCAGCCTCTTCGGTGTCACCAC contains:
- the ADE13 gene encoding Adenylosuccinate lyase, yielding MDSYQTPLSSRYASKEMSKLFSNATRFGTWRKLWLNLAIAEKELGLPISDEAIEQMKAHLDLDEAQMKVAAEEEKKRRHDVMAHVHTFGTVAPAAAGIIHLGATSCYVTDNADLIFLRDGLDILIPKLAVVISRLSAFAKQYRDLPTLGFTHFQPAQLTTVGKRATLWIQELLWDLRNLERARNDLGFRGVKGTTGTQGSFLQLFDGDHEKVKALDKRVTELFGFPYAYPVTGQTYSRKIDADVLAPLASFGASIHKMATDIRLLANLKEVEEPFEKDQIGSSAMAYKRNPMRSERACSLARHLFAIYQNTLMTSSVQWFERTLDDSANRRVTLPEAFLTADILLTTMQNITEGLVVYPKVIRRRINQELPFMATENIIMAIVKAGGDRQECHEKIRVLSHQAGAVVKEQGGDNDLIERVKKDDYFKPIWGQLDTLLDPSTFVGRAPEQVDEFIAEWVEPALKPYAEALKNVKAAELSV
- the dus2 gene encoding tRNA-dihydrouridine(20) synthase [NAD(P)+], yielding MPLRVESLVSRLSSRLSSLFLTPKATMPVAVGRSPSPSGERPAKKAKVEGVVADVAAAAAAAAAAAAPKAKGKSTDGPIPPSFPGLTTEEIVRRTEVEMALPIEIPRTYPYELNYRDKLVLAPMVRTGTLPTRLLSLYYGAGLVWSPEIVDKAIIGATRTVDPVTGVITYSKGQGPIFTTHPIEKPFLIFQIGSANPELAVEAAKVVEQDVAGVDLNCGCPKPFSTHSGMGAGLLSTPDLLLDILRALLRNINLPVSAKIRMLPEQEPTLLLAAKILRTGVSNLTVHCRTRSMRPNTVAMWDRLGDIVKLGARRNLPVICNGDGEGWANWDKIRSTTGATSVMLARSAEKNPSVFQPSGPECAIKVIIPQLLNIAEYTANPWGNTKFLLMQFKPSPAPISTLSKQERKEASEVMSRAKSAQDVVDKYGFELGQGKAFMDELEVRLKAHPEWNVWEARKVAEGEGVVVEAAVEEEEEASNGSTSEELDEEEAAANAAHPA
- the NAA35 gene encoding N-alpha-acetyltransferase 35, NatC auxiliary subunit, producing the protein MPDIKDWLRAAASTLAPGEVVKPESLNFLDAMNALEMMDPAMDWGVNISPKGSFDPAALVKPQQLCWIMDEMSARELAWHRGGTLAQTVYTSLHYHNTLLVSPRVERTHPDFPALEACTAALRAWVLGYAKSIEVAYHALLDANGAARDGEDVWLDAYGIPIETTETADEVATYLENETAWLAADAGRASDPWWANVLLRLRFRAQWLDALRHRPSQLDLNGLRLSTEAVPSAFDAVTPFLRQNMPLPVVTPPGHEATWAAFIAAADDLVRMVQMSGNALDELEESLVGVQLRPMLPIVRAIYKTELCEMPSRARLIDEWLQNATGLPPAILQRIDMHITGPNDRRSFALWRDIISGTLVQTLQVPLMNPTRQRRAYMHLARGWTDQASAAARLAHYPDMERLVPALHGRSLDCELHASLLAFDLGLVADNEQRAAWWWILAITRARARLGLVGTWEARWAQAWGAVAAALLLLYTVIPLASDDKTSRPHFTLRHKIALRARAAFVPPSADEWERTRAGLDAAVAKDAAAALDLALNWLDAATEHFRDLGVDTHVPVGGILLDLSRLVQAVSGGGELGWERRLSRVPLLVAHTL